The following coding sequences are from one Rathayibacter sp. VKM Ac-2760 window:
- a CDS encoding patatin-like phospholipase family protein, giving the protein MPGALVLAGGGLAGIAWELGIVRGLSDASPAAARLLLDPSTTLIGTSAGSAVASQLSTSVGLDEAYASQLREESSEIGAVVDVERLQAMYAAAIEGATSPEDARRRIGVLALETATLSEESRRDVIAARVADADWPEQRLLITAIDTATGALEVFDRTSGVGLVDAIAASCAVPGVWPPVSIDGVRYMDGGVRSGSNADLAAGADWVLVVTPMSGIGSPGVGTLPAAELDALSDSRVEVVYADEASIAAFGPNSLDPEVRPAAAQAGRAQGARIAARIAALVGAEDSAGA; this is encoded by the coding sequence ATGCCCGGAGCCCTCGTCCTCGCCGGAGGCGGACTCGCCGGCATCGCCTGGGAGCTCGGCATCGTCCGCGGCCTCAGCGACGCCTCGCCGGCCGCCGCGCGACTCCTGCTCGACCCCTCGACGACGCTGATCGGCACGTCGGCCGGCTCCGCCGTCGCCTCGCAGCTGAGCACCTCCGTCGGACTCGACGAGGCCTACGCCTCGCAGCTGCGCGAGGAGTCCTCCGAGATCGGCGCCGTCGTCGACGTCGAGCGCCTGCAGGCGATGTACGCCGCCGCGATCGAGGGGGCGACCTCGCCCGAGGACGCCCGGCGCCGCATCGGCGTGCTCGCCCTGGAGACCGCGACCCTGTCCGAGGAGTCCCGCCGCGACGTCATCGCCGCGCGGGTCGCCGACGCCGACTGGCCGGAGCAGCGCCTCCTGATCACCGCGATCGACACCGCCACCGGCGCGCTCGAGGTCTTCGACCGCACGAGCGGCGTCGGCCTCGTCGATGCCATCGCCGCGAGCTGCGCGGTGCCCGGCGTCTGGCCGCCGGTCAGCATCGACGGCGTCCGCTACATGGACGGCGGCGTGCGCTCGGGCAGCAACGCCGACCTCGCCGCGGGCGCCGACTGGGTGCTCGTCGTCACGCCGATGTCCGGCATCGGCTCGCCCGGAGTCGGCACGCTGCCCGCCGCCGAGCTCGACGCGCTCTCCGACTCCCGCGTCGAGGTCGTCTACGCGGACGAGGCGTCGATCGCCGCCTTCGGCCCGAACTCGCTCGACCCCGAGGTCCGCCCCGCCGCCGCGCAGGCCGGCCGGGCGCAGGGCGCGCGGATCGCGGCGCGCATCGCCGCGCTCGTCGGCGCGGAGGACTCCGCCGGCGCGTGA
- a CDS encoding dihydrofolate reductase family protein, which translates to MGALVYSGVASIDGYTVDETGDFSWATPRPEVHRFINETEAGVGTYLYGRRIYDTMRGWDPGYALAEQFAFIHDFQEMWRAADKVVYSRTLPAVRTRRTRLERSFDPAAVAAEARSKPHDVSVGGATLGAQALLGGVVDEIRWYVAPIIVGGGTPFLPHGLRSTLELRQQRCFADGTVFLRYGVKHR; encoded by the coding sequence GTGGGCGCGCTCGTCTACAGCGGTGTGGCCTCGATCGACGGCTACACCGTCGACGAGACCGGGGACTTCAGCTGGGCCACGCCCCGCCCCGAGGTGCACCGCTTCATCAATGAGACCGAGGCCGGAGTGGGCACCTACCTCTACGGTCGCCGGATCTACGACACCATGCGCGGCTGGGACCCGGGCTACGCGCTCGCCGAGCAGTTCGCCTTCATCCACGACTTCCAGGAGATGTGGCGGGCGGCCGACAAGGTCGTCTACTCGCGAACCCTGCCCGCGGTGCGCACCCGCCGGACCCGGCTCGAGCGGTCCTTCGATCCGGCGGCCGTGGCGGCGGAGGCGCGCTCGAAGCCGCACGACGTCTCGGTCGGCGGCGCGACCCTGGGGGCGCAGGCGCTCCTCGGCGGAGTGGTGGACGAGATCCGCTGGTACGTCGCGCCGATCATCGTCGGCGGCGGGACCCCGTTCCTCCCGCACGGGCTCCGCAGCACGCTCGAGCTCCGGCAGCAGCGGTGCTTCGCGGACGGGACGGTGTTCCTCCGCTACGGCGTGAAGCACCGATGA
- a CDS encoding SDR family NAD(P)-dependent oxidoreductase — translation MKTTGSTILITGATSGIGRGLAERFLAAGSAVIVGGRRRELLDEFTAAHPGSGSVVIDVTDPESIAAAVETVTREHPELNAVVTMAGIMLPEDLRDSGHLDTAEAIVETNLLGTIRTLTAFTPWITAKADGVLMTVSSGLAFVPLPLTPTYSATKAAVHSYTQSLRVQLAATPVQVVELVPPAVQTTLMGQEDDPSAQPLDEFLDETMRILAADPDVEEVLVDRVRFLRDAEAEGRHADVLALLGSRH, via the coding sequence ATGAAGACCACGGGCAGCACCATCCTGATCACCGGCGCGACCTCGGGCATCGGCCGCGGGCTCGCCGAGCGATTCCTCGCGGCGGGCAGCGCCGTGATCGTCGGCGGCCGGCGGCGGGAGCTGCTGGACGAGTTCACCGCCGCGCACCCGGGCTCCGGCTCGGTCGTGATCGACGTCACGGATCCGGAGTCGATCGCTGCGGCGGTGGAGACGGTGACCCGCGAGCACCCGGAGCTGAACGCCGTGGTCACGATGGCGGGCATCATGCTGCCCGAGGACCTCCGCGACTCCGGTCACCTCGACACCGCCGAGGCGATCGTCGAGACGAACCTGCTCGGCACGATCCGCACGCTGACCGCCTTCACTCCCTGGATCACGGCGAAGGCCGACGGGGTGCTGATGACCGTGTCCTCGGGACTGGCGTTCGTGCCGCTCCCGCTGACGCCGACCTACAGCGCGACCAAGGCGGCGGTGCACTCGTACACGCAGAGCCTGCGGGTGCAGCTCGCCGCGACGCCGGTGCAGGTCGTCGAGCTCGTCCCGCCGGCGGTGCAGACGACGCTGATGGGGCAGGAGGACGACCCGAGCGCGCAGCCGCTGGACGAGTTCCTGGACGAGACGATGCGGATCCTGGCCGCCGATCCGGACGTCGAGGAGGTGCTCGTCGACCGCGTGCGCTTCCTCCGCGACGCCGAGGCGGAGGGACGGCATGCCGACGTCCTCGCGCTGCTCGGCAGCCGGCACTGA
- a CDS encoding helix-turn-helix transcriptional regulator — protein MDRPALAEFLRGRRERLQPSDLGMPAGARRRTAGLRREEIAAAVGMSADYWSRLEQQRGPQPSEQMLTAIARGLRLDLDERDHLFRLAGQVPPPRRRRDEHVSPGLLRVLDRLEDTPALVITELGETLVQNRLARALFGDGAEWTGLDRSGIHRWFAHPGEARRSYPEREHEHQGRMQTAQLRFAAAAPDADPLAARIIASLLDRSAEFRGYWELQEVTARFEDRKTLRHPEVGEIDVDCQALFTENQAQVLLVLTPRTDSPAAAEALRLLGVVGDQRLTPSA, from the coding sequence ATGGACCGACCAGCCCTCGCCGAGTTCCTCCGTGGCCGGCGCGAGCGCCTGCAGCCGTCCGACCTCGGCATGCCGGCCGGCGCGCGCCGCCGCACCGCGGGCCTGCGCCGCGAGGAGATCGCGGCGGCCGTCGGCATGTCGGCGGACTACTGGTCGCGGCTCGAGCAGCAGCGCGGTCCGCAGCCGTCCGAGCAGATGCTCACCGCGATCGCGCGGGGGCTCCGCCTCGACCTCGACGAGCGCGACCACCTCTTCCGGCTGGCCGGTCAGGTTCCGCCGCCGCGGCGCCGCCGCGACGAGCACGTCTCCCCGGGCCTGCTCCGCGTCCTCGACCGGCTCGAGGACACTCCCGCCCTCGTCATCACCGAGCTCGGCGAGACCCTCGTGCAGAACCGCCTCGCCCGCGCGCTGTTCGGCGACGGCGCCGAGTGGACCGGGCTCGACCGGAGCGGCATCCACCGCTGGTTCGCGCACCCCGGCGAGGCGCGCCGCAGCTACCCCGAGCGCGAGCACGAGCACCAGGGCCGGATGCAGACGGCGCAGCTCCGCTTCGCCGCCGCGGCCCCCGACGCGGATCCGCTCGCCGCGCGGATCATCGCGTCGCTCCTCGACCGGAGCGCGGAGTTCCGCGGCTACTGGGAGCTGCAGGAGGTGACGGCCCGCTTCGAGGACCGCAAGACCCTGCGGCACCCCGAGGTCGGCGAGATCGACGTCGACTGCCAGGCGCTCTTCACGGAGAACCAGGCCCAGGTGCTGCTGGTGCTCACGCCGCGCACCGACTCCCCCGCCGCCGCCGAGGCGCTGCGACTGCTCGGCGTCGTCGGCGACCAGCGGCTGACCCCGTCCGCCTGA
- a CDS encoding LysR family transcriptional regulator, translating into MKISQLRHFVVVAEELHFVRAAEKLGISRKKLDSSVAAVEFDLGRPLFEPGAAATTLTAAGRQRLASAREELAELGDEPEEAPKSGGKAKASKGTGRAPVVKGQPKPYKRRQSR; encoded by the coding sequence ATGAAGATCAGCCAGCTGCGACACTTCGTGGTCGTCGCCGAGGAGCTCCACTTCGTGCGCGCCGCCGAGAAGCTCGGCATCTCCCGGAAGAAGCTCGACTCCTCGGTCGCCGCCGTCGAGTTCGACCTCGGCCGCCCGCTCTTCGAGCCCGGCGCCGCCGCCACGACCCTCACCGCGGCCGGCCGCCAGCGCCTCGCCTCCGCCCGCGAGGAGCTCGCCGAGCTCGGCGACGAGCCGGAGGAAGCGCCCAAGTCCGGCGGCAAGGCCAAGGCCTCGAAGGGCACCGGCCGCGCCCCCGTCGTCAAGGGCCAGCCCAAGCCCTACAAGCGCCGCCAGTCCCGCTGA
- a CDS encoding peroxiredoxin, translating to MALEKLTLAPDFELANQYGERIQLGDFHGRRNVALVFFPLAFSGTCTGEFCALRENLALFEHADVELIGLSVDSKHTLRAWGEKQGYDFTLLSDFWPHGDVAKQYGVFLEGKGYATRATFLIDKEGVIRDTFITAPGEARSIDDYRAAIDALTPAHA from the coding sequence ATGGCTCTCGAGAAGCTCACGCTGGCTCCCGACTTCGAACTCGCGAACCAGTATGGCGAGCGCATCCAGCTCGGCGACTTCCACGGGCGGCGCAACGTCGCCCTCGTCTTCTTCCCGCTCGCCTTCTCCGGCACCTGCACCGGCGAGTTCTGCGCACTGCGCGAGAACCTCGCCCTGTTCGAGCACGCGGACGTCGAGCTGATCGGCCTCTCGGTCGACTCCAAGCACACCCTGCGCGCCTGGGGCGAGAAGCAGGGCTACGACTTCACGCTGCTCTCCGACTTCTGGCCGCACGGCGATGTCGCGAAGCAGTACGGCGTCTTCCTCGAGGGCAAGGGCTACGCGACGCGCGCGACCTTCCTCATCGACAAGGAGGGCGTCATCCGCGACACCTTCATCACGGCCCCCGGCGAGGCCCGCTCGATCGACGACTACCGCGCCGCGATCGACGCGCTCACTCCGGCCCACGCCTGA
- the aceE gene encoding pyruvate dehydrogenase (acetyl-transferring), homodimeric type yields MTVNDQDPYSVGHVDSDPEETSEWNESLDALVEERGAGRGRDVMLSLLKRSKELHLGVPMVPTTDYINTIAAENEPDFPGDEDVERRYRAWIRWNAAILVHRAQRPGIGVGGHISTYASSASLYEVGFNHFFRGQDHPGGGDQIFIQGHASPGPYARAFLEGRLSEHQLDGFRQEKSHQGGGLSSYPHPRLMPEFWQFPTVSMGLGPINAIYQAQANKYLTNRGIKDASDQQVWAFLGDGEMDEVESRGQLQVAANDGLDNLNFIVNCNLQRLDGPVRGNGKIVQELESFFRGAGWNVIKLIWGREWDDLLARDTEGALLDLMNKTPDGDFQTFKTEDGAYVRENFFGRDERAKKLVEDYSDEQIWGLRRGGHDYRKIYAAMKAATEHKGQPTVILAHTIKGYGLGRSFEGRNATHQMKKMTLDNLKGFRDTMRIPITDAQLEENPYLPPYYHPGQGDEAIEYMQERRRALGGYLPERRSKYTQLSLPDDSAYKIGKKGSGTQEIATTMAFVRILKDILRSKDFGNRVVPIIPDEARTFGMDAFFPNAKIYNPRGQHYTSVDRELLLAYKESPQGQILHVGINEAGALAAFTAVGTSYSTQGEPLIPVYVFYSMFGFQRTADAIWAAGDMMARGFMIAATAGRTTLTGEGLQHADGHSPILAATNPAVVSYDPAYSYEIAHIVQSGLERMYGGKHPEPNVMYYVTVYNEPIVHPKEPEDVDVDGIVRGIHRVSWGQWDGPKAQLLASGVAVPWAIEAQKLLAEDWGVSADVWSVTSWNELRRDGIQAEHHNFLYPEDEAQVPYVTQKLADAKGPFVAVSDFSHQVPDQLRQFIPGDFATLGADDFGFSDTRAAARRHFKIDGPSVVVRTLQLLAKRGEVDPSLAAQAIQKYSLHDVNAGTTGNAGGES; encoded by the coding sequence GTGACTGTTAACGATCAGGACCCGTATTCCGTCGGACACGTCGACTCGGATCCCGAGGAAACGTCGGAGTGGAACGAGTCGCTGGACGCGCTCGTCGAGGAGCGGGGTGCCGGTCGCGGACGCGACGTCATGCTCAGCCTCCTCAAGCGCTCCAAGGAGCTGCACCTCGGCGTTCCGATGGTGCCGACCACGGACTACATCAACACCATCGCGGCCGAGAACGAGCCCGACTTCCCCGGTGACGAGGACGTCGAGCGCCGCTACCGCGCCTGGATCCGCTGGAACGCGGCCATCCTCGTGCACCGCGCGCAGCGCCCCGGCATCGGCGTCGGCGGGCACATCTCGACCTACGCGTCGAGCGCCTCGCTCTACGAGGTCGGCTTCAACCACTTCTTCCGCGGCCAGGACCACCCGGGCGGCGGCGACCAGATCTTCATCCAGGGCCACGCCTCCCCCGGCCCCTACGCGCGCGCCTTCCTCGAGGGCCGCCTGAGCGAGCACCAGCTCGACGGGTTCCGCCAGGAGAAGTCGCACCAGGGCGGCGGGCTCTCCAGCTACCCGCACCCGCGCCTCATGCCGGAGTTCTGGCAGTTCCCGACCGTGTCGATGGGCCTCGGCCCGATCAACGCGATCTACCAGGCGCAGGCGAACAAGTACCTCACCAACCGCGGCATCAAGGACGCCTCCGACCAGCAGGTCTGGGCGTTCCTCGGCGACGGCGAGATGGACGAGGTCGAGTCGCGCGGTCAGCTCCAGGTCGCCGCGAACGACGGCCTCGACAACCTGAACTTCATCGTCAACTGCAACCTGCAGCGCCTCGACGGACCGGTCCGCGGCAACGGCAAGATCGTCCAGGAGCTGGAGTCGTTCTTCCGCGGCGCCGGCTGGAACGTCATCAAGCTCATCTGGGGCCGCGAGTGGGACGACCTGCTCGCCCGCGACACCGAGGGCGCGCTGCTCGACCTGATGAACAAGACGCCGGACGGCGACTTCCAGACCTTCAAGACCGAGGACGGCGCGTACGTCCGCGAGAACTTCTTCGGCCGCGACGAGCGCGCGAAGAAGCTCGTCGAGGACTACAGCGACGAGCAGATCTGGGGCCTGCGCCGCGGTGGTCACGACTACCGCAAGATCTACGCCGCCATGAAGGCCGCGACGGAGCACAAGGGCCAGCCGACCGTCATCCTCGCGCACACCATCAAGGGCTACGGTCTCGGCCGCAGCTTCGAGGGCCGCAACGCGACCCACCAGATGAAGAAGATGACGCTCGACAACCTGAAGGGCTTCCGCGACACCATGCGGATCCCGATCACGGATGCGCAGCTCGAGGAGAACCCCTACCTCCCGCCGTACTACCACCCCGGTCAGGGCGACGAGGCGATCGAGTACATGCAGGAGCGCCGCCGCGCGCTCGGCGGCTACCTGCCCGAGCGCCGGTCGAAGTACACGCAGCTGTCGCTGCCGGACGACTCGGCCTACAAGATCGGCAAGAAGGGCTCCGGGACGCAGGAGATCGCCACCACCATGGCGTTCGTCCGCATCCTCAAGGACATCCTGCGCTCGAAGGACTTCGGCAACCGCGTCGTCCCGATCATCCCCGACGAGGCCCGCACCTTCGGCATGGACGCGTTCTTCCCGAACGCGAAGATCTACAACCCGCGCGGTCAGCACTACACGTCGGTCGACCGCGAGTTGCTCCTGGCCTACAAGGAGAGCCCGCAGGGCCAGATCCTGCACGTCGGCATCAACGAGGCGGGCGCCCTCGCGGCGTTCACCGCGGTCGGTACGTCCTACTCGACGCAGGGCGAGCCGCTCATCCCGGTCTACGTCTTCTACTCGATGTTCGGCTTCCAGCGCACGGCCGACGCGATCTGGGCGGCGGGCGACATGATGGCCCGCGGCTTCATGATCGCGGCGACCGCCGGTCGCACGACGCTGACCGGTGAGGGCCTCCAGCACGCGGACGGCCACTCGCCGATCCTCGCCGCCACCAACCCGGCCGTCGTCAGCTACGACCCGGCGTACAGCTACGAGATCGCGCACATCGTGCAGTCCGGTCTCGAGCGGATGTACGGCGGGAAGCACCCGGAGCCGAACGTCATGTACTACGTGACGGTCTACAACGAGCCGATCGTGCACCCGAAGGAGCCCGAGGACGTGGACGTGGACGGCATCGTCCGCGGCATCCACCGCGTCTCCTGGGGTCAGTGGGACGGCCCGAAGGCCCAGCTGCTCGCGTCCGGCGTCGCCGTGCCGTGGGCGATCGAGGCGCAGAAGCTCCTCGCCGAGGACTGGGGAGTCTCGGCCGACGTCTGGTCGGTCACCTCGTGGAACGAGCTGCGGCGCGACGGCATCCAGGCCGAGCACCACAACTTCCTCTACCCCGAGGACGAGGCGCAGGTCCCCTACGTCACGCAGAAGCTCGCCGACGCGAAGGGCCCCTTCGTCGCCGTCTCGGACTTCTCGCACCAGGTGCCGGACCAGCTGCGCCAGTTCATCCCGGGCGACTTCGCGACGCTCGGAGCGGACGACTTCGGCTTCTCGGACACCCGCGCGGCCGCGCGCCGCCACTTCAAGATCGACGGTCCGTCGGTCGTGGTGCGCACGCTGCAGCTGCTCGCCAAGCGCGGCGAGGTCGACCCCTCGCTCGCCGCCCAGGCGATCCAGAAGTACAGCCTCCACGACGTGAACGCCGGCACCACCGGCAACGCGGGCGGCGAGAGCTGA
- a CDS encoding helix-turn-helix domain-containing protein yields the protein MSTQTIQKLEDTLPWYGSMPPGRRSAVGMVAQAGITSFISWFDDPSATPWIAADVFGAAPRELLRSVSLTQTLQLIKVTVEVVEERIANRGEDLREAILLYSREIAFAAADVYARAAEARGLWDARLEALVVDSILTGEADDELPSRIAALGWHGHGEVAVLVGTAPKMLDVDQLRRTARHMSADVLIGVQGSRLVLVIGRAEPSENATEESGPPVAFLEIANALEPGFGTGHLVLGHEVPTLVEASRSARAALAGFAVARSWRNAPRPVSADDLLPERALAGDPLARQSLITQIYKPLQKHSTELLTTLWAYLDNGRSLEATARELFVHPNTVRYRLKRVAEVIGWDATGAREALILQSALILGSMSDPDGAVRRRPTRK from the coding sequence CTGTCCACGCAGACCATCCAGAAGCTCGAGGACACGCTGCCCTGGTACGGCAGCATGCCCCCGGGCCGCCGCTCCGCCGTGGGCATGGTCGCGCAGGCCGGCATCACCTCGTTCATCTCCTGGTTCGACGACCCCTCGGCGACGCCGTGGATCGCCGCCGACGTGTTCGGAGCCGCTCCTCGCGAGCTGCTCCGCTCCGTCTCGCTCACCCAGACCCTCCAGCTGATCAAGGTCACCGTCGAGGTGGTGGAGGAGCGGATCGCGAACCGCGGCGAGGATCTGCGCGAGGCGATCCTGCTCTACTCGCGCGAGATCGCCTTCGCCGCTGCCGACGTCTACGCCCGGGCCGCCGAGGCCCGCGGACTGTGGGACGCACGGCTCGAGGCCCTCGTCGTCGACTCGATCCTCACCGGCGAGGCCGACGACGAGCTGCCGAGCCGCATCGCGGCTCTCGGCTGGCACGGGCACGGCGAGGTCGCGGTGCTCGTGGGCACCGCGCCGAAGATGCTCGACGTCGACCAGCTCCGCCGCACCGCCCGGCACATGAGCGCCGACGTGCTGATCGGCGTGCAGGGCAGCCGGCTCGTGCTGGTGATCGGCCGCGCAGAACCGAGCGAGAACGCGACGGAGGAGAGCGGACCGCCGGTCGCCTTCCTCGAGATCGCGAACGCGCTCGAGCCGGGCTTCGGCACCGGCCACCTGGTCCTCGGCCACGAGGTGCCGACGCTCGTCGAGGCCTCGCGCAGCGCCCGCGCCGCCCTGGCCGGCTTCGCGGTCGCCCGCTCCTGGCGCAACGCCCCGCGGCCGGTCAGCGCCGACGACCTGCTGCCCGAGCGCGCCCTCGCCGGCGACCCGCTCGCCCGGCAGAGCCTGATCACCCAGATCTACAAGCCGCTGCAGAAGCACTCGACCGAGCTGCTCACCACGCTGTGGGCCTACCTCGACAACGGCCGCTCGCTCGAGGCGACGGCCCGCGAGCTCTTCGTGCATCCCAACACCGTCCGCTACCGCCTGAAGCGGGTGGCGGAGGTGATCGGCTGGGACGCGACGGGTGCCCGCGAGGCGCTCATCCTCCAGTCGGCGCTCATCCTCGGCTCGATGAGCGACCCGGACGGGGCGGTCCGCCGCCGTCCGACCCGCAAGTGA
- a CDS encoding ACP S-malonyltransferase: MIVVVAPGQGSQTPGFLEPWLAVPSVAEQVAAHSEAVGIDLAAHGTVSDADTIRDTAVAQPLIVSAGLVSLASLLEGGRRERIAGIAGHSVGEITAAAGAGVLSEPDALVFVRERARAMAAAAAATPTAMSAVLGGDEEALLARLDELGLEPANYNGGGQIVVAGAVDALQALKDEPVRGTRVVPLQVAGAFHTRYMAPARDALADVAASITPADPTLRLWTNRDGSVVDSGARFLELLVGQVASPVRWDLCMAAFAEAGVTGLIELAPAGALVGLAKRGLKGLPTLAIKTPDDLDAARAFIDEHAA, from the coding sequence GTGATCGTCGTCGTCGCCCCGGGTCAGGGCTCCCAGACCCCCGGATTCCTCGAGCCCTGGCTCGCCGTCCCCTCGGTGGCCGAGCAGGTCGCCGCGCACTCGGAGGCGGTCGGCATCGACCTCGCCGCGCACGGCACCGTCTCGGACGCGGACACGATTCGCGACACCGCGGTCGCCCAGCCGCTGATCGTCTCCGCCGGACTCGTCAGCCTGGCCTCTCTGCTGGAGGGCGGCCGCCGCGAGCGCATCGCGGGCATCGCCGGCCACTCCGTCGGCGAGATCACGGCCGCGGCCGGCGCCGGAGTGCTCTCCGAGCCCGACGCCCTCGTCTTCGTCCGCGAGCGGGCCCGCGCGATGGCGGCCGCGGCCGCCGCGACGCCGACCGCGATGAGCGCCGTCCTCGGCGGCGACGAGGAGGCGCTGCTCGCCCGCCTCGACGAGCTCGGCCTCGAGCCGGCCAACTACAACGGCGGCGGCCAGATCGTCGTCGCCGGCGCCGTCGACGCCCTCCAGGCGCTGAAGGACGAGCCCGTCCGCGGCACCCGCGTCGTCCCGCTCCAGGTCGCCGGAGCGTTCCACACCCGCTACATGGCGCCGGCCCGCGACGCGCTCGCCGACGTGGCCGCCTCGATCACCCCGGCCGACCCGACGCTGCGCCTCTGGACGAACCGCGACGGCTCGGTCGTCGACTCCGGCGCCCGCTTCCTCGAGCTGCTCGTCGGCCAGGTCGCCTCCCCGGTCCGCTGGGACCTCTGCATGGCGGCCTTCGCCGAGGCGGGCGTCACCGGACTGATCGAGCTGGCCCCCGCGGGTGCCCTCGTCGGTCTCGCCAAGCGCGGCCTCAAGGGCCTGCCGACCCTCGCGATCAAGACCCCCGACGACCTCGACGCCGCCCGCGCCTTCATCGACGAGCACGCCGCCTAG
- a CDS encoding beta-ketoacyl-ACP synthase III, with translation MTTPSLTQSSGSQYTRILGIGAARGDLVVPNDDLVGPINSSDEWIRQRTGIIERRRASADVQAVDLATTAALEAIEKAGIRADQIGLVLVSTISNTVQTPSLAALLAERIGANPAPAYDISAACAGYTYGIAQADSFVRSGLAEYVLVVGAEKLSDIVKSTDRSISFLLADGAGAAIVGPSDTAGISKTVWGSDGSKWDTVGMDNPLAAYRDGVAEWPTLRQDGPSVFRWAVWEMAKVAKQALAEAGVQPEDLAAFIPHQANMRIIDELAKQLKLPESVAIGRDIETTGNTSAASIPLATHRLLEEHPELSGGLALQIGFGAGLVFGAQVVVLP, from the coding sequence ATGACGACCCCTTCCCTCACCCAGTCCAGCGGCAGCCAGTACACCCGCATCCTCGGCATCGGCGCGGCGCGCGGCGATCTCGTCGTGCCGAACGACGACCTCGTCGGCCCGATCAACTCCTCCGACGAGTGGATCCGCCAGCGCACCGGCATCATCGAGCGCCGCCGCGCGTCCGCCGACGTCCAGGCCGTCGACCTCGCCACCACCGCGGCACTCGAGGCGATCGAGAAGGCCGGCATCCGCGCCGACCAGATCGGCCTCGTGCTGGTGTCGACCATCAGCAACACGGTGCAGACCCCGTCACTCGCGGCGCTGCTCGCCGAGCGGATCGGCGCCAACCCCGCCCCCGCCTACGACATCTCCGCCGCGTGCGCCGGCTACACCTACGGCATCGCTCAGGCCGACTCGTTCGTCCGCTCCGGCCTCGCCGAGTACGTCCTCGTCGTGGGCGCCGAGAAGCTGTCCGACATCGTGAAGTCGACCGACCGCAGCATCTCCTTCCTCCTCGCCGACGGCGCGGGCGCGGCGATCGTCGGCCCGAGCGACACCGCCGGCATCTCGAAGACCGTCTGGGGCTCCGACGGCTCCAAGTGGGACACCGTCGGCATGGACAACCCGCTCGCCGCCTACCGCGACGGCGTCGCCGAGTGGCCGACCCTGCGCCAGGACGGCCCGTCCGTCTTCCGCTGGGCGGTCTGGGAGATGGCCAAGGTCGCCAAGCAGGCCCTCGCCGAGGCGGGCGTCCAGCCCGAGGACCTCGCCGCCTTCATCCCGCACCAGGCGAACATGCGCATCATCGACGAGCTCGCGAAGCAGCTCAAGCTGCCCGAGTCCGTCGCCATCGGCCGCGACATCGAGACGACCGGCAACACGTCGGCCGCCTCCATCCCGCTAGCGACCCACCGCCTGCTCGAGGAGCACCCCGAGCTCAGCGGCGGACTCGCCCTCCAGATCGGATTCGGCGCCGGACTCGTCTTCGGCGCGCAGGTCGTGGTGCTCCCGTAG
- a CDS encoding acyl carrier protein, with product MALSNEEVLAGLAELVNDETGIATDSVEMDKSFTDDLDIDSISMMTIVVNAEEKFDVKIPDDEVKNLKTVGDAVTFIVKASE from the coding sequence ATGGCACTGTCCAACGAAGAAGTCCTCGCCGGCCTGGCCGAGCTGGTCAACGACGAGACCGGCATCGCGACCGATTCCGTCGAGATGGACAAGTCGTTCACCGACGACCTCGACATCGACTCCATCTCGATGATGACGATCGTCGTCAACGCCGAGGAGAAGTTCGACGTGAAGATCCCGGACGACGAGGTCAAGAACCTCAAGACGGTCGGCGACGCGGTCACCTTCATCGTCAAGGCCTCCGAGTAG